The Ochotona princeps isolate mOchPri1 chromosome 1, mOchPri1.hap1, whole genome shotgun sequence genome has a segment encoding these proteins:
- the COL10A1 gene encoding collagen alpha-1(X) chain: protein MLPQVALLLLTSLNLVHGVFYAERYQTPTGIKGPQPNTKTQFFIPYAIKSKGIPVRGEQGVPGPPGPAGPRGHPGPSGPPGKPGHGSPGLQGEPGLPGPPGLSATGKPGLPGLPGKQGERGPQGLKGDVGPTGLPGPRGPPGPPGTPGPAGISVSGKPGQQGLTGAPGPRGFPGEKGAPGIPGMNGQKGETGYGAPGRPGERGLPGPQGPMGPPGTPGVGKRGENGLPGQPGIKGDRGFPGERGLSGPPGPQGPPGERGPEGFGKPGAVGAPGEPGIPGAKGHPGAPGTAGPPGTPGVGKPGLPGLKGQRGPIGLPGAPGAKGEQGPAGHPGEPGLMGPPGNMGPQGPKGIPGSHGLPGPKGETGPVGPAGNPGPRGARGPPGLDGKPGYPGEPGLSGPKGNPGLPGPKGDPGVGGSPGLPGPMGPAGAKGMPGHNGEAGPRGAPGIPGTRGPIGPPGIPGIPGRKGDPGNPGPPGPAGIATKGLNGPTGPPGPPGPKGHAGEPGLPGPPGPPGPPGQVVMPDDFTKAGQRPSLSGIPLVSANQGVTGMPMSAFTVILSKAYPAVGAPIPFDKILYNKQQHYDPRTGIFTCRVPGTYYFAYHVHVKGTHVWVGLYKNGTPVMYTYDEYAKGYLDQASGSAILELTENDQVWLQLPNAESNGLYSSEYVHSSFSGFLMAPM, encoded by the exons ATGCTACCACAAGTAGCCCTTTTGCTGCTAACATCTCTGAACTTGGTTCATGGAGTGTTCTATGCCGAGCGATACCAAACCCCTACAGGCATAAAAGGCCCACAACCCAACACCAAGACACAGTTCTTCATTCCCTATGCCATCAAGAGTAAAG GTATACCAGTGAGAGGAGAGCAAGGAGTTCCTGGACCACCAGGTCCTGCTGGGCCTCGAGGACATCCAGGTCCTTCCGGACCACCAGGAAAACCAGGCCATGGAAGTCCTGGACTGCAAggagagccagggctgccaggaccacCAGGACTATCGGCCACCGGGAAGCCAGGTTTGCCAGGACTCCCGGGAAAACAAGGGGAGAGAGGACCACAAGGACTGAAAGGAGATGTCGGCCCAACCGGTTTGCCAGGACCCCGGGGTCCACCAGGGCCACCTGGAACCCCAGGCCCTGCGGGAATTTCTGTGTCAGGAAAACCTGGACAACAGGGACTGACAggggccccaggccccaggggcTTTCCTGGAGAAAAAGGTGCACCAGGAATCCCTGGTATGAACGGACAGAAAGGGGAGACAGGATATGGTGCTCCTGGCCGCCCAGGGGAAAGGGGTCTTCCAGGCCCTCAGGGTCCCATGGGACCACCCGGCACTCCTGGAGTCGGTAAAAGAGGTGAAAATGGGTTGCCGGGACAGCCAGGTATCAAAGGCGATAGGGGTTTTCCAGGAGAGAGGGGACTGAGTGGCCCACCAGGTCCTCAGGGGCCTCCTGGGGAGCGAGGACCTGAAGGctttgggaagccaggagctgttggAGCTCcaggggagccaggaattccaggagctAAAGGCCATCCTGGTGCTCCAGGAACAGCTGGACCTCCCGGGACTCCAGGGGTTGGGAAACCAGGCTTGCCAGGCTTGAAGGGGCAGAGGGGACCTATTGGTCTTCCAGGAGCTCCAGGGGCTAAAGGGGAACAAGGGCCAGCAGGTCATCCTGGAGAGCCAGGTCTGATGGGACCTCCTGGAAATATGGGACCACAAGGACCAAAAGGTATCCCAGGCAGCCATGGTCTCCCAGGCCCTAAAGGTGAGACAGGGCCAGTTGGGCCTGCAGGCAACCCTGGGCCTAGAGGAGCTAGGGGTCCCCCTGGGTTAGATGGTAAACCAGGGTACCCAGGAGAACCAGGCCTCAGTGGTCCTAAAGGTAACCCAGGGTTACCAGGTCCCAAAGGAGACCCTGGAGTTGGAGGCTCTCCCGGTCTTCCAGGCCCTATGGGCCCAGCAGGAGCCAAAGGAATGCCTGGACACAATGGCGAGGCTGGACCGAGAGGTGCCCCTGGAATACCAGGTACCAGAGGCCCTATTGGACCACCAGGTATCCCAGGGATCCCTGGACGCAAAGGAGATCCAGGAAACCCAGGtcctcctggcccagctggcATAGCAACAAAAGGCCTGAATGGACCCACTGGGCCGCCAGGGCCTCCTGGCCCCAAAGGCCACGCAGGGGAGCCTGGCCTTCCTGGACCACCAGGGCCCCCTGGCCCACCAGGCCAGGTAGTCATGCCCGACGACTTCACAAAGGCAGGTCAAAGGCCCAGTCTTTCTGGGATACCTCTTGTTAGTGCCAACCAGGGAGTAACAGGAATGCCTATGTCTGCTTTTACTGTTATCCTCTCCAAAGCTTACCCAGCAGTAGGGGCTCCCATTCCATTTGATAAGATTTTGTATAATAAGCAACAGCATTATGACCCAAGAACTGGAATCTTTACCTGCAGGGTACCAGGAACATACTATTTCGCTTATCATGTGCATGTGAAAGGGACTCATGTTTGGGTGGGCCTGTATAAGAATGGCACCCCTGTAATGTACACCTACGATGAGTATGCCAAAGGCTACCTGGATCAGGCTTCAGGGAGTGCCATCTTGGAGCTCACAGAAAATGACCAGGTATGGCTGCAGCTGCCCAACGCTGAGTCCAATGGCCTGTACTCTTCTGAGTATGTCCATTCCTCCTTCTCAGGATTCCTCATGGCTCCCATGTGA